A portion of the Acidisarcina polymorpha genome contains these proteins:
- a CDS encoding MBL fold metallo-hydrolase, producing the protein MNGMEKHPAERADTGELIRGRATLGSFELIVLTDGTYLLDGGAMFGVVPKPMWEKRAPADVQNRILLGTNTVVIRTGTHTVVIETGIGNKLPDKLRAIFGAKQLLPSSFAAAGISFDEIDIVINTHLHFDHCGWNTTLAGNGELVPTFPNARYFAHRGEVEHGRLQLERDAVSYRGANYDPLLESGQMTQLDGAPGSVTEIVPGISVEVYPGHTAQLMAVNIDSNGHRACYISDLIPTTAHLDTTWVMGYDLDPVACIEQRKRFYSRAIPEQWLVLFTHDHHTPMGYIGWNEKGRPMLRIEPKAE; encoded by the coding sequence ATGAATGGCATGGAAAAGCATCCGGCAGAGCGTGCAGACACCGGGGAATTAATTCGCGGTCGAGCAACGCTCGGAAGCTTCGAGCTGATCGTTCTTACCGACGGCACTTATCTGCTGGACGGCGGGGCCATGTTTGGCGTTGTGCCCAAGCCAATGTGGGAGAAGCGGGCGCCGGCCGATGTGCAAAACCGAATCCTGCTGGGCACGAACACCGTCGTCATCCGAACCGGTACGCACACGGTGGTGATTGAGACGGGGATCGGGAACAAGCTGCCCGACAAGCTCCGCGCAATCTTTGGCGCTAAACAGCTATTGCCTTCTTCATTCGCGGCGGCGGGCATTTCTTTCGATGAGATCGACATCGTCATCAATACCCATCTGCACTTCGATCACTGCGGATGGAACACGACGCTCGCTGGCAATGGCGAGCTGGTCCCAACCTTTCCGAATGCCCGTTATTTTGCGCATCGTGGAGAAGTGGAGCACGGACGCCTTCAGCTTGAGCGCGACGCGGTCAGTTATCGAGGCGCAAATTACGATCCACTCCTCGAGAGCGGACAGATGACGCAACTAGACGGCGCTCCCGGGTCTGTCACCGAGATTGTTCCGGGTATCTCGGTGGAAGTGTATCCCGGACATACCGCCCAGTTGATGGCGGTCAACATCGACTCCAATGGTCACCGTGCTTGTTACATATCGGACTTGATCCCGACCACCGCTCATTTGGACACAACCTGGGTGATGGGCTATGACCTCGATCCGGTCGCTTGCATCGAGCAGCGGAAACGGTTTTATTCTCGGGCGATCCCGGAGCAGTGGCTGGTGCTGTTTACCCATGACCACCATACGCCGATGGGCTACATCGGATGGAATGAGAAGGGAAGACCTATGCTGCGGATTGAACCCAAAGCCGAGTAG
- a CDS encoding ABC transporter permease yields MQNFRQDIRFAFRQLRRSPGFSIIAVLTLTMAIGANIVVFGVLNALVLHPLPIPEAQRLYQAQHTKSEWINLSYPDYRDVRDRNHTFSEIADTRLMRFGLEVGNSAQPVWGYETSGNYFAMMRIKPLLGRFLDPPTMSR; encoded by the coding sequence ATGCAGAATTTTCGTCAGGATATCCGCTTCGCTTTCCGGCAACTCCGCAGGTCCCCTGGATTCTCGATCATCGCCGTGCTCACGTTGACCATGGCGATCGGCGCCAACATCGTGGTCTTCGGTGTCCTGAACGCGCTGGTGCTTCATCCTTTGCCGATACCAGAAGCGCAACGGTTATACCAGGCCCAACACACCAAGTCTGAATGGATCAACCTTTCTTATCCCGACTATCGAGATGTTCGCGACCGCAACCATACCTTCTCTGAGATCGCAGATACCCGCCTCATGCGATTCGGTTTGGAGGTTGGCAATAGCGCTCAGCCGGTCTGGGGCTATGAGACCAGCGGCAACTACTTCGCCATGATGAGGATCAAGCCTTTGCTCGGGCGATTTCTGGACCCTCCGACGATGTCAAGGTGA
- a CDS encoding S53 family peptidase, translating to MSTQHPQHSQSRVSFPLSERHIHPGAAVAGKTDPKSIISVSVIVKRKNPLNLEELGGRHVSPQEFSEKYAADPASFAHLREFAHKNGLTVDEGASSLDRRTITMRGPVNKIEEAFGVTLNDYELEGRKFHSYTGTISMTQEHAEPVEAILGLDNHPIAKPHFRVLDHHRKHKKPTGPSPAPTQTPAQASSFNPPQVARLYNFPTGVNGAGQTIGILELGGGYNPNDLSTYFNGLGIAEPQVTAVSVDGATNAPGDPNGADGEVALDIEVAGSIAPGANIAVYFTTNTSQGFLDALTTALHDTANGPPSVISISWGSPESNYTAQSLTAFDDACQSAAALGITITVASGDNGSSDGGTGNNVDFPASSPHVLGCGGTELMASGTTIEQEVVWDDQASQGGASGGGVSSVFARPSWQANANVPAAPTSAGGRGVPDVAGDASPETGYNVTFDGQSEVVGGTSAVAPLWAALIALLNQQRGSNLGFINSTIYASAENGFNDITQGSNGAYSAGPGWDACTGLGSPNGAQLTAILGTSTSTSTAQGTSAVARSHAREHTHTGD from the coding sequence ATGTCAACTCAGCATCCGCAGCACAGCCAATCCCGGGTATCTTTCCCGTTGAGCGAACGTCACATCCATCCGGGCGCAGCTGTGGCAGGCAAGACCGACCCAAAGAGCATTATCAGTGTGTCGGTGATCGTGAAACGCAAGAATCCGCTCAATCTCGAAGAACTGGGCGGACGGCACGTGAGCCCGCAAGAGTTCTCTGAGAAGTATGCTGCTGATCCCGCCAGTTTTGCCCACTTGCGCGAGTTTGCCCATAAGAACGGGCTCACCGTCGATGAAGGCGCTTCCAGTCTGGACCGCCGCACTATCACGATGCGCGGGCCGGTGAACAAAATCGAAGAAGCGTTCGGCGTGACACTCAATGATTACGAGCTGGAAGGCCGGAAATTTCACAGCTATACCGGTACGATCTCGATGACGCAAGAACACGCCGAACCAGTGGAAGCCATCCTGGGACTAGACAATCACCCGATCGCGAAACCGCACTTCCGGGTCCTCGATCATCACCGGAAACACAAGAAGCCGACCGGTCCTTCGCCCGCTCCCACGCAAACGCCCGCTCAGGCCAGCTCCTTCAACCCGCCACAGGTGGCCCGGCTCTACAATTTCCCGACCGGCGTCAACGGCGCTGGACAGACTATCGGCATTCTGGAACTAGGAGGCGGTTACAATCCCAATGATTTATCGACCTATTTTAACGGGCTGGGGATCGCTGAGCCGCAAGTAACGGCGGTCTCTGTCGATGGCGCAACCAATGCTCCTGGCGATCCGAACGGCGCGGACGGTGAAGTTGCGTTGGACATCGAAGTGGCAGGTTCCATTGCTCCGGGCGCCAATATCGCCGTCTACTTCACTACAAATACGTCCCAGGGCTTTCTGGACGCACTCACCACTGCCTTGCACGATACGGCAAATGGTCCGCCGTCCGTCATCTCGATCAGCTGGGGCAGCCCAGAGTCGAATTACACTGCGCAGTCTTTGACCGCCTTCGATGACGCCTGCCAGTCTGCTGCTGCGCTTGGGATCACCATCACCGTCGCCTCGGGAGATAACGGCTCGAGCGACGGAGGCACCGGCAATAACGTAGACTTCCCTGCTTCCAGCCCGCATGTGCTCGGTTGCGGCGGCACCGAGTTGATGGCTTCAGGGACAACCATCGAGCAGGAGGTTGTCTGGGACGATCAGGCGAGTCAGGGAGGCGCCAGTGGGGGTGGGGTCAGCAGTGTCTTTGCACGGCCTTCCTGGCAGGCAAATGCCAACGTTCCGGCTGCTCCAACCAGCGCTGGCGGCCGTGGCGTGCCCGATGTTGCGGGAGACGCTTCTCCCGAAACCGGATACAACGTCACCTTCGATGGTCAGTCTGAAGTTGTAGGCGGAACGAGTGCGGTCGCACCGCTCTGGGCGGCCCTGATCGCCCTGCTCAATCAGCAGCGGGGCAGCAATCTGGGCTTCATCAACTCGACCATCTATGCAAGCGCGGAGAACGGCTTCAACGACATCACTCAAGGAAGTAATGGCGCTTATAGCGCCGGTCCGGGATGGGATGCCTGCACCGGCCTCGGTTCTCCAAATGGCGCTCAGTTAACGGCCATTCTTGGGACCTCAACCTCAACATCCACCGCACAAGGAACATCCGCGGTAGCTCGCTCCCATGCCAGAGAGCACACCCATACCGGAGACTAA
- a CDS encoding FtsX-like permease family protein — protein sequence MNGSEVMVLSYASWKTRFGGDPGIVGKTVRLNKFPYTVIGAAPQYFNGTERFLWPELWIPIHNELQIENDDWLERRGDSNGWAVGRLKPGLTPKQASADLDTIAAQLAKEFPQQDKGIALKLTKPGFLGDGLGKPLRAFLAGIMSLAALVLLAACANLGGLFSARTADRSKELGIRIAIGSSRGRILRQLLTESMLISALGGGAAAVAARLLLHALSQFHPQMEIPVQFLVEPSLLVYVFAAAIAVLTGIIFGVIPAHQVWITDPNQTMKAAGSSIVNPRRFALREILLVVQIALCCLLVTASFVSIRGLRRTFAMSLGINPGGAVLASLDTSLGGYKGVESSRVQKRLLDAVASIPGVRAAAYSNTTPLSVNQSDTAIFPPGTTDFSSVNIRFAANYYRISPTYFAAAGTHLLYGRAFTVHDDQHAPKVAIVNQTFARQLFGVENAVGRRYPTDPGKETEVVGVVEDGKYSTLTEDPAPVVYLPIDQSPDNDTVLIVRSERPTADIVAAVRQAISSVDRGLPTFALGPWPDALAFATFPARAATIALGVLGILATMLAVTGIFGLASYTVSKRMRELGIRVALGAQQRQVLRAALQRTAILLSIGSISGLGLGVAASRLLASVVYQANASDPFVIVGVAVTMAFIGLISAAVPARRALQVEPARLLRDE from the coding sequence GTGAACGGCAGCGAGGTCATGGTTCTCAGCTACGCCAGCTGGAAGACTCGCTTCGGCGGCGATCCCGGCATCGTCGGCAAGACGGTCCGGTTGAACAAATTTCCTTATACCGTGATTGGGGCAGCGCCACAGTACTTCAATGGGACGGAACGCTTTCTCTGGCCAGAGCTGTGGATTCCTATCCACAATGAGCTGCAGATCGAGAACGACGACTGGCTCGAACGTCGCGGCGACAGCAATGGATGGGCGGTCGGCAGGCTCAAGCCCGGTCTCACCCCCAAACAAGCATCGGCCGATCTGGATACCATCGCTGCTCAACTCGCCAAAGAATTTCCTCAACAAGACAAAGGCATAGCCCTCAAGCTGACCAAACCCGGTTTCCTTGGCGACGGACTTGGCAAACCGCTCCGCGCTTTTCTTGCCGGCATCATGTCTCTTGCCGCTCTGGTCCTGCTCGCCGCTTGCGCCAACCTCGGCGGTCTCTTTTCCGCACGGACGGCTGATCGCTCCAAAGAACTTGGAATCCGCATCGCGATCGGCTCCAGCCGTGGGCGCATCCTTCGCCAACTGCTAACCGAGTCCATGCTGATCTCTGCGCTGGGTGGAGGGGCGGCGGCGGTGGCAGCCAGACTCCTGCTCCACGCACTCTCACAGTTCCATCCACAGATGGAGATCCCGGTCCAGTTCCTGGTCGAACCCAGCCTGCTGGTTTACGTCTTCGCCGCCGCGATCGCAGTGCTCACCGGAATTATTTTTGGCGTCATTCCCGCCCATCAGGTGTGGATCACCGATCCCAATCAAACCATGAAGGCCGCTGGTAGCTCGATTGTCAACCCTCGCCGCTTCGCACTCCGCGAGATATTGCTTGTCGTCCAGATTGCACTCTGCTGCTTGTTAGTAACTGCGTCATTTGTTTCTATCCGAGGCCTGCGCAGGACCTTTGCCATGTCGCTGGGAATTAACCCCGGCGGCGCGGTGCTCGCCTCGCTGGACACCAGCCTGGGCGGATATAAGGGCGTAGAGAGCAGCCGAGTTCAGAAACGCCTGCTTGACGCGGTTGCATCGATCCCCGGAGTCAGGGCAGCAGCTTACTCCAACACCACACCCTTGAGCGTGAACCAGTCGGACACTGCGATTTTCCCGCCAGGAACGACCGATTTCAGCAGCGTGAACATACGATTCGCCGCCAACTACTACCGCATCTCGCCGACCTACTTCGCTGCCGCGGGTACGCACCTGCTCTACGGGCGCGCTTTTACCGTACACGACGACCAACACGCCCCGAAGGTGGCCATCGTGAATCAGACCTTCGCGAGGCAGCTGTTTGGTGTCGAAAATGCCGTGGGTAGGCGATACCCGACCGATCCTGGAAAGGAGACCGAGGTTGTCGGCGTCGTCGAGGACGGCAAATACTCAACCCTTACCGAAGATCCTGCCCCGGTAGTGTACCTGCCCATCGATCAAAGCCCAGACAACGACACTGTACTCATCGTCCGTTCCGAGCGCCCGACGGCGGATATTGTGGCTGCCGTTCGCCAAGCGATCAGCAGCGTCGATCGGGGATTGCCCACATTTGCGCTTGGTCCTTGGCCGGACGCGCTGGCCTTTGCGACCTTTCCCGCCCGCGCGGCCACGATTGCTCTGGGTGTGCTCGGGATCCTCGCCACCATGCTTGCCGTTACCGGCATCTTTGGACTTGCGAGCTACACCGTCTCCAAACGCATGCGAGAACTGGGCATCCGCGTCGCGCTCGGCGCACAGCAGCGGCAAGTACTCCGCGCGGCTTTGCAACGCACTGCGATCCTGCTATCCATCGGCTCGATTTCGGGCCTCGGACTTGGCGTTGCCGCGAGCAGGCTGCTCGCCAGCGTTGTCTACCAGGCGAATGCCTCCGATCCGTTCGTCATCGTGGGCGTCGCAGTCACGATGGCGTTCATCGGACTCATCTCCGCGGCCGTTCCCGCTCGTCGTGCCCTTCAGGTCGAACCGGCGCGGCTGCTGCGGGATGAATAG
- a CDS encoding acyl-CoA carboxylase subunit beta gives MDTRSPTPSSPLAELGRRNALAEESGGPERRERQHREGKLSARERVLLLLDEGSFEETDKFVTHRCTDFGMGSEDKRILGDGFITGYGRIDGRIAFVFAQDFTVFGGSLSETNAAKIVKIMDTAMRVGAPIIGLNDSGGARIQEGVVSLAGYADIFLRNTLASGVVPQISAILGPCAGGAVYSPAITDFTLMVDKTSYMFVTGPDVIKTVTHEEVSKEDLGGAATHNEISGVAHFMAQDDAECLAMVRELLSFLPLNNVDDPPRRPCTDPIDRADPELDTIIPADSSQPYDIKDVIERVVDDGYFFEVHEHFARNIVVGFARMNGRPVGVVANQPAYLAGVLDNDASIKAARFVRFCDCFNIPLITFEDVPGFLPGVQQEHGGIIRNGAKLLYAFAEATVPKLTLITRKAYGGAYCVMSSKHIRTDLNLTWPTAEIAVMGAEGAVNIVYGRELAAVVEKTELVEGPLTAERRAEILAAARSRKVEEFRQQFANPYIAAERGYVDAVIQPRETRRRMIAALEMLDGKRDKNPPKKHGNIPL, from the coding sequence ATGGACACCCGATCGCCCACCCCCTCCTCGCCGCTCGCCGAATTGGGGCGACGCAATGCTCTCGCCGAAGAGTCCGGCGGCCCGGAACGACGAGAGCGACAGCATCGTGAAGGCAAGCTTTCCGCTCGAGAACGCGTTCTCCTGCTGCTCGATGAGGGCAGCTTTGAGGAGACTGACAAGTTCGTAACCCATCGCTGTACGGACTTCGGAATGGGTTCCGAAGACAAGCGCATCCTGGGCGACGGCTTCATCACCGGGTATGGACGCATCGACGGGCGGATCGCCTTCGTCTTCGCGCAGGATTTTACCGTGTTCGGCGGCTCCTTGTCGGAGACGAACGCCGCGAAAATCGTCAAGATCATGGACACGGCGATGCGGGTTGGGGCGCCGATCATTGGGCTCAATGATTCCGGCGGCGCACGCATCCAGGAAGGGGTTGTCTCGCTCGCCGGGTACGCTGACATCTTTCTTCGCAACACTCTAGCCAGCGGAGTCGTCCCGCAAATCTCTGCAATCCTCGGCCCGTGCGCAGGCGGCGCCGTCTACTCGCCGGCGATTACCGATTTCACCCTCATGGTCGACAAGACGTCCTACATGTTCGTCACCGGCCCGGACGTGATCAAGACGGTCACCCACGAGGAAGTAAGCAAGGAAGATTTAGGCGGCGCCGCCACCCACAATGAAATCTCTGGAGTGGCTCACTTCATGGCCCAGGATGACGCCGAGTGCCTGGCCATGGTTCGCGAGCTGCTCAGCTTTCTTCCCTTGAACAATGTGGATGACCCGCCCCGGCGGCCATGTACCGATCCTATCGATCGCGCCGACCCGGAGCTCGACACGATCATCCCGGCCGATTCTTCGCAGCCTTACGACATCAAGGATGTGATTGAACGCGTCGTCGATGACGGCTACTTTTTCGAAGTCCACGAACACTTTGCCCGCAACATTGTCGTCGGCTTTGCCCGGATGAACGGCCGGCCTGTCGGCGTGGTAGCCAATCAGCCGGCTTATCTCGCCGGTGTGCTCGACAACGATGCCAGCATTAAGGCGGCCCGCTTTGTTCGTTTCTGTGACTGTTTTAATATCCCGCTGATCACCTTTGAGGATGTCCCCGGCTTCCTTCCCGGCGTCCAGCAAGAGCATGGCGGCATCATCCGTAATGGCGCGAAGCTGCTTTACGCCTTCGCCGAAGCCACCGTTCCTAAACTGACTCTCATCACACGAAAAGCGTATGGGGGCGCCTACTGTGTCATGAGTTCCAAGCACATTCGCACCGACCTCAATCTCACCTGGCCCACTGCGGAGATCGCCGTGATGGGCGCGGAAGGCGCAGTGAACATCGTCTACGGCCGGGAACTGGCGGCGGTCGTTGAAAAAACCGAGTTGGTGGAAGGCCCGCTCACCGCCGAGCGCCGGGCCGAGATCCTGGCCGCGGCGCGAAGCCGCAAAGTTGAAGAGTTCCGCCAGCAATTTGCGAATCCGTATATTGCAGCAGAACGCGGCTATGTCGATGCCGTCATCCAACCAAGGGAAACCCGGCGGCGCATGATCGCCGCACTAGAAATGCTGGATGGCAAGCGCGACAAGAATCCGCCGAAAAAGCATGGGAATATACCCTTATGA
- a CDS encoding DNA polymerase thumb domain-containing protein codes for MNQLPQSAIDGPRLAWLFLDLNSYFASVEQELQPRLRARPVAVVPLFADTTCCIAASYEAKAFGVRTGTTVADAKRMCPGIELIEARHEIYVDYHHRIIEAVETCVPITAVMSIDEMACRLIGREQPLLAALDLARRVKLAVRERAGSTLKCSVGLAQNRYLAKIASDMEKPDGLVALTPDILEAALLGLKPRDLPGIGARMEKRLHECGIRTMQQLLKLGREEMNSVWGGIGGEKLWHWLRGQDFNDPALEHQKSISQSHMLSPELRTLEGTYAVLHKLLHKAAMRLRSARLWTTHLTLEIKYAVPKAVATKQHLSGIPQSAWAKGTSLIECQDNLTLIEALQKLWAQRPQGAGFEKPFYAGIALGNLVPNHLHTLNLFSGLEEESRRTRITTTMDSLNHKYGTNTVMAASMLLAGAAAPTRIAFTSIPELF; via the coding sequence ATGAATCAGCTTCCCCAAAGTGCGATCGACGGTCCTCGACTGGCATGGCTCTTTCTCGATTTGAACTCCTACTTCGCCTCGGTGGAGCAGGAACTGCAACCGCGCTTGCGGGCGCGTCCGGTAGCAGTCGTGCCCCTGTTCGCCGACACAACTTGCTGTATCGCCGCCAGTTACGAGGCAAAAGCCTTCGGCGTCCGCACCGGCACGACGGTTGCCGACGCCAAGCGGATGTGTCCTGGAATCGAACTCATCGAGGCGCGGCACGAGATCTATGTCGACTACCATCACCGCATCATTGAAGCGGTCGAGACCTGTGTGCCGATTACCGCAGTCATGTCGATTGATGAAATGGCGTGTCGGCTGATCGGACGAGAGCAGCCTTTGCTGGCTGCGCTCGATCTCGCGCGGCGCGTCAAACTGGCGGTACGGGAGCGGGCCGGGTCTACCTTGAAGTGCTCCGTTGGTCTGGCCCAAAATCGATATCTCGCCAAGATCGCCTCCGACATGGAGAAGCCAGATGGGCTGGTCGCCTTAACGCCGGACATCCTGGAAGCGGCCTTGCTCGGGTTAAAGCCCCGAGATCTGCCTGGAATTGGCGCCCGGATGGAAAAACGGCTTCATGAATGTGGTATTCGCACCATGCAGCAGCTCTTGAAGCTGGGGCGCGAGGAGATGAATTCCGTCTGGGGCGGGATCGGCGGCGAGAAGCTCTGGCATTGGCTGCGCGGGCAAGACTTCAATGATCCAGCTTTGGAGCACCAGAAGTCGATCAGCCAATCGCATATGCTCTCTCCTGAGTTGCGAACGCTTGAGGGCACCTATGCGGTGCTCCACAAATTGCTCCATAAAGCGGCCATGCGGTTACGTTCTGCCCGGCTTTGGACAACTCATCTGACTTTGGAAATCAAGTACGCCGTTCCCAAAGCAGTCGCGACCAAGCAACATCTTTCCGGTATTCCGCAAAGTGCCTGGGCAAAGGGCACATCCTTGATCGAATGTCAGGACAACCTTACTTTGATCGAGGCGCTGCAGAAGCTCTGGGCGCAGCGTCCGCAGGGCGCAGGCTTTGAGAAGCCGTTCTATGCAGGAATCGCGCTGGGGAATTTGGTCCCAAACCATCTGCACACCTTGAACTTGTTTTCGGGACTCGAAGAGGAATCCCGGCGGACTCGAATCACGACGACCATGGACTCACTGAATCACAAATATGGGACGAACACAGTAATGGCCGCGAGCATGCTGCTGGCGGGGGCCGCAGCGCCGACTCGGATTGCGTTCACCAGCATTCCGGAGTTGTTTTGA